One genomic segment of Macaca fascicularis isolate 582-1 chromosome 19, T2T-MFA8v1.1 includes these proteins:
- the ZNF606 gene encoding zinc finger protein 606 isoform X3, whose translation MRNLESKALIPAQSIFEEEQSHGMKLERYIWDDPWFSRLEVLGCKDQLEMYHVNQSTAMRQMVFMQKQVLSQRSSEFCELGAEFSQNLNFVPSQRVSQIEHFYQPDTHAESWRCDSAIMYADKVTCENNDYDKTLYQSIQPIYPSRIQTGDNLFKCTDAVKSFNHIIRFGDHKGIHTGEKLYEYKECHQIFNQSPSFNEHPRLHVGENQYNYKEYENIFYFSSFMEHQKIGTVEKAYKYNEWEKVFGYDSFLTQHTSTYTAEKPYDYNECGTSFIWSSYLIQHKKTHPGEKPYECDKCGKVFRNRSALTKHERTHTGIKPYECNKCGKAFSWNSHLIVHKRIHTGEKPYVCNECGKSFNWNSHLIGHQRTHTGEKPFECTECGKSFSWSSHLIAHMRMHTGEKPFKCDECEKAFRDYSALSKHERTHSGAKPYKCTECGKSFSWSSHLIAHQRTHTGEKPYNCQECGKAFRERSALTKHEIIHSGIKPYECNKCGKSCSQMAHLVRHQRTHTGEKPYECNKCGKSFSQSCHLVAHRRIHTGEKPYKCNQCERSFNCSSHLIAHRRTHTGEKPYRCNECGKAFNESSSLIVHLRNHTGEKPYKCNHCEKAFCKNSSLIIHQRMHSGEKRFICSECGKAFSGHSALLQHQRNHSEEKLN comes from the coding sequence ATGAGAAATCTTGAAAGCAAAGCATTGATCCCAGCACAGAGCATTTTTGAGGAAGAACAATCCCATGGCATGAAGTTGGAAAGATATATATGGGATGATCCTTGGTTCTCCAGGTTAGAAGTTTTGGGATGTAAAGACCAATTAGAAATGTATCACGTGAACCAGAGTACAGCTATGAGGCAGATGGTCTTCATGCAAAAGCAAGTACTATCCCAGAGAAGCTCTGAATTCTGTGAACTTGGGGCAGAGTTTAGCCAGAACTTAAACTTTGTtccatctcagagagtttctcagatagaacatttctatcagcCTGATACGCATGCTGAAAGTTGGAGATGTGACTCAGCCATAATGTATGCAGATAAGGTTACCTGTGAAAATAATGATTATGACAAAACTCTTTATCAGTCAATTCAACCTATTTACCCTTCAAGAATACAAACTGGAGATAATCTTTTCAAATGTACTGATGCTGTTAAATCTTTCAATCATATAATACGTTTTGGTGATCATAAAGGaattcacacaggagaaaaactcTATGAATATAAGGAATGCCATCAAATCTTTAACCAGAGCCCATCATTTAATGAACACCCAAGGCTTCATGTTGGAGAAAACCAGTATAATTACAAAGAATATgagaatatcttttatttctcatcCTTTATGGAACATCAAAAAATTGGTACTGTAGAGAAAGCATATAAATACaatgaatgggagaaagtatttgggTATGATTCATTCCTTACTCAGCATACAAGCACTTACACTGCAGAGAAACCCTATGACTACAATGAATGTGGGACGTCTTTCATCTGGAGCTCTTACCTTATTCAGCATAAGAAAACTCAtcctggagaaaaaccctatgaatgtgataaatgtggaaaagtttttaGGAATCGTTCAGCCCTTACTAAACATGAACGGACTCACACTGGAataaaaccctatgaatgtaataaatgtggaaaagccttcagctGGAATTCTCATCTTATTgtacataagagaattcatacaggAGAAAAACCTTATGTTTGCAATGAGTGTGGGAAATCTTTCAACTGGAACTCTCATCTTATTGGACATCAGAGGactcatacaggagagaaacctttTGAATGTACTGAATGTGGGAAATCATTCAGCTGGAGCTCCCATCTTATTGCCCATATGAGAAtgcatactggagagaaaccctttAAATGTGATGAATGTGAAAAAGCTTTTAGGGACTACTCAGCCCTTAGTAAACATGAAAGAACTCATTCTGGAGCAAAACCATATAAATGTACTGAATGTGGAAAATCCTTCAGCTGGAGCTCCCATCTTATTGcccatcagagaactcacacggGAGAGAAACCGTATAACTGTcaggaatgtggcaaagctttcagAGAACGCTCAGCCCTCACTAAACATGAGATAATTCATTCTGGAATTAAGCCCTATGAATGTAATAAATGTGGAAAATCCTGTAGCCAAATGGCTCACCTTGTTAGACATCAAAGGactcatactggagaaaaaccctatgaatgcaaTAAATGTGGAAAATCCTTCAGTCAAAGCTGTCACCTTGTTGCTCATCGGAGAAttcacactggtgagaaaccctataaatgtaatcAATGTGAAAGATCCTTTAACTGTAGTTCTCACCTCATTGCACACCGGagaactcatactggagagaaaccatacaggtgtaatgaatgtgggaaagcatTTAATGAGAGTTCATCCCTTATTGTACACCTAAGAAACCATACTGGAGAAAAGCCCTACAAATGTAATCATTGTGAGAAAGCATTTTGTAAGAATTCTTCCCTTATTATTCATCAGAGAATGCATAGTGGAGAGAAGCGCTTTAtatgcagtgaatgtggaaaagcctttagTGGTCACTCAGCCCTTCTTCAACACCAGAGAAATCACAGTGAAGAGAAACTGAATTGA
- the ZNF606 gene encoding zinc finger protein 606 isoform X2, producing MLETYGHLLSVGNQIAKPEVISLLEQGEEPWSVEQACPQRTCPEWMRNLESKALIPAQSIFEEEQSHGMKLERYIWDDPWFSRLEVLGCKDQLEMYHVNQSTAMRQMVFMQKQVLSQRSSEFCELGAEFSQNLNFVPSQRVSQIEHFYQPDTHAESWRCDSAIMYADKVTCENNDYDKTLYQSIQPIYPSRIQTGDNLFKCTDAVKSFNHIIRFGDHKGIHTGEKLYEYKECHQIFNQSPSFNEHPRLHVGENQYNYKEYENIFYFSSFMEHQKIGTVEKAYKYNEWEKVFGYDSFLTQHTSTYTAEKPYDYNECGTSFIWSSYLIQHKKTHPGEKPYECDKCGKVFRNRSALTKHERTHTGIKPYECNKCGKAFSWNSHLIVHKRIHTGEKPYVCNECGKSFNWNSHLIGHQRTHTGEKPFECTECGKSFSWSSHLIAHMRMHTGEKPFKCDECEKAFRDYSALSKHERTHSGAKPYKCTECGKSFSWSSHLIAHQRTHTGEKPYNCQECGKAFRERSALTKHEIIHSGIKPYECNKCGKSCSQMAHLVRHQRTHTGEKPYECNKCGKSFSQSCHLVAHRRIHTGEKPYKCNQCERSFNCSSHLIAHRRTHTGEKPYRCNECGKAFNESSSLIVHLRNHTGEKPYKCNHCEKAFCKNSSLIIHQRMHSGEKRFICSECGKAFSGHSALLQHQRNHSEEKLN from the exons GAAATCAGATTGCCAAGCCTGAGGTCATCTCCCTGTTGGAGCAAGGAGAAGAGCCATGGTCGGTGGAGCAGGCATGTCCTCAACGCACTTGTCCAG AATGGATGAGAAATCTTGAAAGCAAAGCATTGATCCCAGCACAGAGCATTTTTGAGGAAGAACAATCCCATGGCATGAAGTTGGAAAGATATATATGGGATGATCCTTGGTTCTCCAGGTTAGAAGTTTTGGGATGTAAAGACCAATTAGAAATGTATCACGTGAACCAGAGTACAGCTATGAGGCAGATGGTCTTCATGCAAAAGCAAGTACTATCCCAGAGAAGCTCTGAATTCTGTGAACTTGGGGCAGAGTTTAGCCAGAACTTAAACTTTGTtccatctcagagagtttctcagatagaacatttctatcagcCTGATACGCATGCTGAAAGTTGGAGATGTGACTCAGCCATAATGTATGCAGATAAGGTTACCTGTGAAAATAATGATTATGACAAAACTCTTTATCAGTCAATTCAACCTATTTACCCTTCAAGAATACAAACTGGAGATAATCTTTTCAAATGTACTGATGCTGTTAAATCTTTCAATCATATAATACGTTTTGGTGATCATAAAGGaattcacacaggagaaaaactcTATGAATATAAGGAATGCCATCAAATCTTTAACCAGAGCCCATCATTTAATGAACACCCAAGGCTTCATGTTGGAGAAAACCAGTATAATTACAAAGAATATgagaatatcttttatttctcatcCTTTATGGAACATCAAAAAATTGGTACTGTAGAGAAAGCATATAAATACaatgaatgggagaaagtatttgggTATGATTCATTCCTTACTCAGCATACAAGCACTTACACTGCAGAGAAACCCTATGACTACAATGAATGTGGGACGTCTTTCATCTGGAGCTCTTACCTTATTCAGCATAAGAAAACTCAtcctggagaaaaaccctatgaatgtgataaatgtggaaaagtttttaGGAATCGTTCAGCCCTTACTAAACATGAACGGACTCACACTGGAataaaaccctatgaatgtaataaatgtggaaaagccttcagctGGAATTCTCATCTTATTgtacataagagaattcatacaggAGAAAAACCTTATGTTTGCAATGAGTGTGGGAAATCTTTCAACTGGAACTCTCATCTTATTGGACATCAGAGGactcatacaggagagaaacctttTGAATGTACTGAATGTGGGAAATCATTCAGCTGGAGCTCCCATCTTATTGCCCATATGAGAAtgcatactggagagaaaccctttAAATGTGATGAATGTGAAAAAGCTTTTAGGGACTACTCAGCCCTTAGTAAACATGAAAGAACTCATTCTGGAGCAAAACCATATAAATGTACTGAATGTGGAAAATCCTTCAGCTGGAGCTCCCATCTTATTGcccatcagagaactcacacggGAGAGAAACCGTATAACTGTcaggaatgtggcaaagctttcagAGAACGCTCAGCCCTCACTAAACATGAGATAATTCATTCTGGAATTAAGCCCTATGAATGTAATAAATGTGGAAAATCCTGTAGCCAAATGGCTCACCTTGTTAGACATCAAAGGactcatactggagaaaaaccctatgaatgcaaTAAATGTGGAAAATCCTTCAGTCAAAGCTGTCACCTTGTTGCTCATCGGAGAAttcacactggtgagaaaccctataaatgtaatcAATGTGAAAGATCCTTTAACTGTAGTTCTCACCTCATTGCACACCGGagaactcatactggagagaaaccatacaggtgtaatgaatgtgggaaagcatTTAATGAGAGTTCATCCCTTATTGTACACCTAAGAAACCATACTGGAGAAAAGCCCTACAAATGTAATCATTGTGAGAAAGCATTTTGTAAGAATTCTTCCCTTATTATTCATCAGAGAATGCATAGTGGAGAGAAGCGCTTTAtatgcagtgaatgtggaaaagcctttagTGGTCACTCAGCCCTTCTTCAACACCAGAGAAATCACAGTGAAGAGAAACTGAATTGA